A single Clostridia bacterium DNA region contains:
- a CDS encoding dipeptidase, which produces MNYIKIHDNAIVVDAHSDIPSDLLYSRKNGEHSSDLTKKHLPVLQAGGVNVIFVEIYARLHPEGSLKQALLEVGDLYEEIRENENLKLICTKNDFKKISSDKSLNMVLSMEGFEPLGCDLTLLNVFYKLGLRSASLTWNNRNYFASGVNEVGGLSKLGIKAVEKMEELGILVDVSHINDEGFWDIISIATKPIIASHSNSRDLYKCDRNLTDEQIKAIAKTGGVIGLNCYFTEDDKKMSLESYMKHLEYMIKIAGEDHVGLGLDFNGYLGDINVPGIEDASKIPSITDELCKRGYKEETIYKILGGNFLRVLNTVLN; this is translated from the coding sequence ATGAATTATATTAAAATACATGATAATGCAATTGTTGTTGATGCTCATAGTGATATCCCTTCGGATCTTTTGTATTCCAGAAAAAATGGAGAACATAGTAGTGATTTGACCAAAAAACATCTTCCTGTCCTGCAGGCTGGTGGGGTTAATGTTATTTTTGTGGAAATTTATGCTAGATTGCATCCAGAAGGTTCATTGAAACAGGCTTTGTTAGAAGTTGGTGATTTATATGAAGAAATAAGAGAAAATGAAAATTTAAAATTAATATGTACAAAAAACGATTTTAAAAAGATATCATCAGATAAGTCACTGAATATGGTACTTTCTATGGAAGGATTTGAACCTCTTGGATGTGATCTAACATTATTAAATGTGTTTTATAAACTTGGACTCAGGAGTGCATCTCTTACATGGAATAATCGTAATTATTTTGCATCTGGAGTTAACGAAGTAGGGGGACTTAGTAAATTAGGAATAAAAGCAGTGGAAAAGATGGAAGAGCTCGGAATATTAGTAGATGTTTCACATATTAATGATGAAGGTTTTTGGGATATTATAAGTATTGCTACTAAACCGATTATAGCATCACATTCTAATTCGAGGGATTTATATAAATGTGATAGAAATCTCACAGATGAGCAAATAAAAGCTATTGCGAAAACAGGCGGAGTTATTGGGTTGAACTGCTATTTTACCGAAGATGACAAAAAAATGTCGCTTGAAAGTTATATGAAGCACTTAGAGTATATGATAAAAATTGCAGGAGAGGATCATGTTGGACTTGGTCTAGATTTTAATGGCTATCTTGGAGATATTAATGTTCCCGGTATTGAAGACGCAAGTAAAATTCCTTCAATTACAGATGAACTTTGTAAAAGGGGATATAAAGAAGAGA